A window from Drosophila nasuta strain 15112-1781.00 chromosome 3, ASM2355853v1, whole genome shotgun sequence encodes these proteins:
- the LOC132789857 gene encoding LOW QUALITY PROTEIN: protein disks lost (The sequence of the model RefSeq protein was modified relative to this genomic sequence to represent the inferred CDS: inserted 2 bases in 1 codon; deleted 3 bases in 2 codons) yields MEQMQVEEPENQLLQLLKQLEAAPKDQLPQTLLTYFKPCNKSLENFAIYFLAALRQQTEQHFRTSGSNECETPKCLTPVRKATNRPTPAELALNESQLSNLSIGSASTPVRQSNNPPQQHQGRRSGQHSQQFSSTPQSSERSQGNRSGGGAGGGSXFCLGDFMLNATPNQGHQRAKKRVTPQATGTTAAATSQDKSQKPRRRVLPMTISKNVSSCSSFGDSSFSNENNLLRLSQSCELDRSQGAALEQEARKTLLLHKQEIKSEAPVATSQQFEPPPKEPEMPPNVAIDLDQVTQPQQLQLLAAIYGQLMDLNLVPNVLSELGYAMQLLNIRGTSDEVASPEEISPLALLSRHKECIYFAVQLLEQQQQLLLQLDRKSLTVLLQHERVSLLSQQLQQQLESSCQRKQQQSKAIPQDSQQQQNVYYQHDKDSRDNFPTQNEFCAFKRQRDLFYEALKHWEATHLNRMFSFSLELGSSVREIFKQSEHAVNMSHFAKLFVSQLLMSSGETHESPAELGLKLDQQRLNRLAQRLVTSNSSVEDQFPRTQAFFRDFISNCGSIAFLVQLQLALYVQLLRHNDSSFELLPLQPDDDDAQQEQAAPYVVRPQAMAELLMLAKFLGYVYALPYNRATSNYACPQQLQLRRQFQPPFEMRVHLERAMQQGKLLITLPWLVQYLMMLDLVSLQLPASLATLELLYALYSEARANPKQPLQSCALFITRSCLGWLLESQPTLSSGYYNQRTSGKRSEATAALVKDCLRSLCFAQDQGKVAAMLEELLPVACPFLHDFRVAITPSQRQAQRSGRYRYITTRLEQLSSSNNSSGVKSQPQLQSEQQGSESSFPELQSPQRKLNEAFLHSQNASMRRLLEFVTERSFKCVVKDAQQQILQPAKSAADALVNGISSTQEAEVLRELQRIYQEAWTQACQQWTQLVPGMLDKRIEQSLKALLPENTNEVLRSTYAHLIRQQAQAQLQQWLQTSVRQTTFYQLDLQEVASKVCRSNKNSSQSTPATGAASNEMSLNTAAVELRLSQLLQELQQWIHCLSLRPEHLRHMCELPELMQRTRQAAQLPQLPSYFYELLGSIVVRLLQLLICRQPLLCTPTLISASCDVWLSPQLIATATVPGDAPECLEALLSVQFVQELSLHLPGFQLLQQLLHAMLDAGVLHMEQLNQLFMPLFKENWTPPVWNALSQLLQQVSQNRGEGDTSRVDDDGKSHLFMEVLADLSRDLDSF; encoded by the exons atggaacaaATGCAAGTCGAGGAACCCGAGAACcaattgctgcagctgctcaaACAACTGGAGGCAGCACCAAAGGATCAATTGCCCCAAACATTGCTGACATATTTCAAACCCTGCAACAAGAGTTTGGAGAATTTCGCTATCTACTTTTTGGCTGCACTGCGTCAACAGACGGAGCAACATTTCCGAACCAGTGGTAGCAATGAATGCGAGACTCCCAAATGTCTGACGCCAGTGCGCAAGGCGACAAATCGTCCCACGCCGGCGGAGTTGGCATTGAACGAATCGCAGCTAAGCAATCTCAGCATTGGCAGCGCATCAACGCCAGTGCGTCAGTCCAACAATCCGCCACAACAGCATCAAGGACGTCGCTCTGGCCAGCATAGTCAACAGTTTAGCAGCACACCACAAAGCAGCGAAAGATCTCAAGGAAATCGTAGTGGAGGAGGAGCTGGTGGTGGCAG TTTTTGTCTGGGTGACTTCATGTTGAATGCCACACCCAATCAGGGACATCAGCGTGCCAAGAAAAGGGTGACGCCACAAGCTAcaggaacaacagcagcagcaacgtctCAAGACAAATCACAGAAGCCACGACGTCGTGTGCTGCCCATGACCATCAGCAAGAATGTCTCTTCGTGCAGCTCGTTTGGCGACAGCTCCTTCAGCAATGAGAACAACTTGTTGCGCCTCTCGCAGAGCTGTGAACTGGATCGCAGCCAAGGCGCTGCCCTTGAGCAAGAGGCGCGTAAAACACTGTTGCTGCACAAGCAGGAGATTAAAAGCGAGGCACCTGTGGCAACCAGCCAACAGTTTGAGCCCCCCCCGAAA GAACCAGAGATGCCACCCAATGTTGCCATCGATTTGGATCAAGTGACCCAGCCACAGCAGTTGCAGCTTTTGGCTGCCATCTATGGGCAGTTGATGGATTTGAATTTAGTGCCAAATGTGCTGAGTGAGCTTGGCTATGCGATGCAGTTGCTCAACATACGCGGAACCAGCGATGAAGTAGCAAGTCCCGAAGAAATTTCGCCACTTGCGTTGCTCTCGCGTCACAAGGAATGCATCTACTTTGCGGTGCAGCTGctagagcaacaacagcaactgttgctccAATTGGATCGCAAGTCGTTGACGGTGCTGTTGCAGCATGAACGTGTCTCGTTGCTatcgcagcagctgcagcagcaactagaGTCGAGTTGTCAgcgcaagcagcagcagagcaagGCGATTCCTCAAGactcacagcagcaacagaatgTTTATTATCAACACGATAAGGATTCGCGAGACAATTTCCCAACTCAAAATGAGTTTTGCGCCTTCAAACGGCAGCGAGATCTTTTCTATGAGGCGCTAAAACATTGGGAAGCAACGCATCTCAATCGAAtgttcagcttcagcttggAGCTGGGCTCAAGTGTGCGAGAGATCTTCAAGCAATCAGAGCACGCTGTGAATATGTCGCATTTCGCCAAACTCTTCGTTAGTCAGCTGCTCATGTCTAGCGGCGAGACGCACGAATCACCAGCAGAATTAGGACTAAAACTCGATCAGCAGCGTCTCAATCGCTTGGCACAACGTCTGGTCACCAGCAACTCAAGCGTTGAGGATCAATTTCCACGCACTCAAGCCTTCTTCCGGGATTTTATCAGCAACTGCGGATCTATAGCATTTCTCGTGCAACTTCAGCTGGCGCTTTATGTACAACTCTTGCGGCACAATGATTCCAGTTTCGAATTGTTGCCACTGCAGcccgatgacgatgacgccCAGCAGGAGCAGGCAGCTCCCTATGTGGTGCGACCTCAGGCCATGGCTGAGCTGCTGATGTTGGCCAAGTTCCTTGGTTATGTTTATGCCTTGCCTTACAACCGTGCCACCTCCAACTATGCCTGCCCccaacagttgcagctgcgTCGTCAGTTCCAGCCACCGTTTGAGATGCGTGTACATCTCGAGCGTGCCATGCAGCAGGGAAAGTTATTGATCACGCTACCTTGGTTGGTGCAGTATCTGATGATGCTGGATCTGGTCTCACTGCAGCTACCCGCCAGTCTGGCCACACTGGAGCTACTCTATGCGCTGTACAGTGAGGCAAGAGCAAATCCTAAGCAGCCGTTGCAGTCTTGTGCGCTGTTCATCACACGCAGCTGTCTCGGTTGGTTGCTGGAATCGCAGCCAACTCTAAGCAGCGGTTACTACAACCAACGCACCTCAGGAAAGCGAAGtgaggcaacagcagcattgGTTAAAGATTGTCTGCGTAGTCTGTGCTTTGCTCAGGATCAGGGCAAGGTTGCAGCTATGCTGGAGGAACTGTTGCCAGTGGCGTGTCCCTTTCTGCACGACTTTCGTGTGGCCATCACCCCATCGCAGCGTCAGGCGCAACGCAGTGGACGCTATAGGTATATAACCACGCGATTGGAGCagttgagcagcagcaacaacagcagtggAGTTAAAAGTCAGCCACAACTGCAGTCGGAACAACAGGGCAGCGAATCTTCCTTTCCGGAGCTGCAATCTCCTCAGCGCAAGCTTAACGAAGCCTTTTTGCATTCACAGAACGCCTCGATGCGTCGCCTGCTTGAGTTCGTCACCGAGCGCAGCTTCAAGTGTGTGGTCAAGGATGCCCAACAGCAGATACTGCAGCCCGCCAAATCGGCAGCCGATGCGCTGGTCAACGGCATCAGTTCCACGCAGGAGGCGGAGGTACTACGTGAACTGCAGCGCATTTATCAGGAAGCCTGGACACAAGCCTGCCAGCAGTGGACGCAGCTGGTGCCTGGCATGCTGGACAAGCGTATAGAACAATCGTTAAAAGCGTTGCTTCCGGAGAATACCAACGAAGTGTTGCGCTCGACGTATGCACACTTGATACGCCAACAGGCTCAGGCACAGTTGCAACAGTGGCTGCAGACGAGTGTGCGCCAAACGACGTTTTATCAGCTGGATCTACAGGAAGTGGCCAGCAAAGTGTGTCGCTCAAACAAGAACAGCTCGCAATCAACTCCCGCAACTGGAGCCGCCTCCAATGAGATGAGTCTTAATACTGCCGCTGTGGAGTTGCGACTGTCGCAGTTGCTGCAGGAACTGCAACAGTGGATTCACTGCCTCAGTCTACGTCCTGAGCATTTGCGTCATATGTGCGAGCTGCCCGAGTTAATGCAGCGCACGCGGCAAGCAGCACAGCTGCCACAATTACCATCATACTTTTACGAGTTGCTTGGTTCGATTGTTGTGCGTCTTCTGCAGTTGCTCATCTGCCGGCAACCTTTACTCTGCACTCCAACTCTGATCAGCGCCAGTTGTGATGTGTGGCTATCGCCACAGCTGATCGCTACAGCAACTGTTCCAGGTGATGCTCCCGAGTGCCTTGAAGCGTTGCTCAGCGTACAATTTGTGCAGGAGTTGAGTCTGCATTTGCCAGGCTTTCAGTTGCTGCAACAGCTTTTGCATGCCATGTTGGATGCAGGAGTCTTGCATATGGAACAGCTAAATCAATTGTTTATGCCACTT TTTAAGGAGAACTGGACCCCACCGGTGTGGAATGCTTTGtcacagctgctgcagcaagtTTCACAGAATCGGGGCGAAGGCGACACAAGTCGCGTTGACGACGATGGCAAATCGCATTTGTTTATGGAAGTGCTTGCGGATTTGTCGCGAGATTTAGATAGTTTTTAA